TCTGTTGGCTCGAATGGTGCTTCCATGTGGTGGCTCAATGGTGAGGAGGCGGTGATGCTCGAAGGCGACCGAAGGATGGTTCGCGATGATGTGGTTTCTAAGAAACTTACCTTGAAGAAAGGTAGGAATATCCTTCGTGGTGCGGTAATCAATGGTCCTGGCATGAGCGACTTCTGTGTCCGATTCATCGACGGACAGGGCAAGCCTGTCAGAAACCTGTCTGTTCTTGTAAAGTAGTGCAATCAATATAGAAAGTTATGAAACAGAACAATATATTTTTCAGATATTTTAGCCCGGTTGCTGCTCAGCAGAAACTTTATGTCGCTGCTTTGGTTGCCTTGTTGTCTTCCTCTGCTTACGAGGCAGAAGCCCAGGTGGGCGAACCTTTCATTCATGATCCTTCTACCATTGCCCAGTGTGATGGAAAGTATTATACCTTTGGAACGGGTGAAGGCGGAATCTGGTCGGAGGATGGCTGGACCTGGCAGGGTGGTGCTGTTCGTCCCGGAAGAGGAGCGGCTCCTGATGTGTTGAAGATTGGCGACCGTTATCTTGTAGCCTACAGTACTACGGGTGGTGGATTGGGAGGCAGTCATCGCGGTGATGTCCTGACGATGTGGAACAAAACGCTCGATCCGAAATCGCCTGATTTCAAATATACCGAACCGGTGGTGGTCGCCTCATCCTTAGATGATGAAGACTGTGATGCCATTGATGCGGGCTTGTTGCTCGACCCTACTACCGGCAGACTCTGGCTCAGCTATGGTACCTATTTCGGATTTATCCGTCTGGTAGAACTTGATCCGAAGACGGGTAAGCGGATGGAAGGCAACGAACCCGTCAATATCGCCATCGACTGCGAAGCTACTGATTTGATTTACCGCAACGGCTGGTATTATCTTCTCGGCACTCATGGCACCTGTTGCGATGGTCCTAATTCTACCTACAATATCGTGGTGGGACGTTCGAGAAAGATAACCGGTCCATACGTAGATAATGTGGGCAGAGAAATGTTGCAGGGCGGTGGAAAGATGGTGATTGCTGCCAACAATCTGAAGACGGGTCCCGGTCACTTCGGACGCTATATCGAGGAAGAGGGTGTAGAAAAGATGTCGTTCCACTATGAGTCTGATTTCAGGCAGGGTTGACGAAGCGTGTTGGCTATCCGTCCTTTGTTGTGGAAGAACGACTGGCCTGTGGCTGGTGATGAATTTCATGCCGGAACCTACGAGATAGAATCGGAACGAAGAGGCTATGCCCTGGAGATTGCCGTAGATTTCGTGAGAATGCAACGTGATATCGAACCTTTCTGGATTAAGCCGACCAAGCCTCTGAAGAATATCGAACCTCAGACCTTGAAGGAGGTAGAGGCAGGATGGCCTAAGGGCGAGGTAAAGGTAAGAATGAACGATTATATGTTCCGTCCTCATCAGAAGTGGAGTATCATGCCTGTCGGAAAGGGTGGTTATCTGGGTGGCCCTTATTATAAGATCTGCATAGAAGGCACTACTCGCTATCTTACCGCAACCGCTCAGCATGATGTCATCGCCAAACCTGAGTTTACTGGTGAAGATGCCCAGCTTTGGAGCATCGAACAACTTACCGATGGCACCTATCGCATCATGCCGAAGGCAGTGCCAGGCACTGAAGAGAAACTGGCATTGGTTTCATTAGGCGACTGTACCCCAGGTTTGGCTCCCTTCGATTTCAACAGCGATAATTCTAAATGGAATTTCAGGCAACAATAAATTCATGATGATTTGACAATCGAGAAGCGTCCCAATCATAAACTCTCTAATAAAATAAACAGAAGTATGCTAAAGAATTTATCTCTCATTGCCCTTTTGGGCTTCGCTGTAGTTGGTGTTCCAAGTGAACTCAGCGCCAAGAGCGTAAAGGTGGCAGGCACCCAGAAAGGTGCGGCTGCCAAGTCTGTCACCCGTCAGGTGGCTCAGCAGAATGTAACCATCGAATTCTATTCTCCATCCATCGTCCGCATCTTGAAATCTGATGCCGGACTTGGTGCTCCTGTTCAGAAGAAAAGCTATTCTGTCATCTTGAAACCTCAGCAGATGAAGGGCGTTCAAATACAGGAAAACGGAGATATTGTAAAAATCAATTCTAGTTTTATTTCCGTCGAACTGAATCAGCAGACTGGCGAAATCCGCTTTCTTTCGAAGGATGGAAAGCTGCTGCTTACCGATACGAAGACCCGTCTGGAAGCTCGCAAGGACGAAGCCAACAAGGGCAAGTACCGCATAGAGCAGGACTTCCGTCTTGCTGATGACGAGGCCATCTATGGTCTGGGACAGTTGCGCGATGTTTATATGAATCAGCGTGGCCGAAAGAACATCGAACTCTGGAATCATAACACCTATATCGCCATCCCTTATTTCACCAGTGAGAAGGGCTATGGTCTTTACTGGGACAATGCAGGAAAAACCTATTTCAATGATGTCGTAGCATCCAAGAATAATGGCAACCATCCATCCCGCACTTCCTTTACCAGCGAAGTGGGAACCTGCGCCGACTACTATTTCATGTATAAGGATGGTACGCAAGATGGAGTCATCGCCAGCATCCGTGAACTGACCGGACAGGCTACGATGTTCCCGAAATGGGCGATGGGTTTCTGGCAATGCCGTGAGCGCTATAAGACAAGCGATGAACTGGCTGGCGTATTGGACAAGTATCGCGAACTGAAGATTCCTACTGATGCCATCGTGCAGGACTGGCAGTATTGGGGCTGCGACTCCAACTGGAATGCGATGAAGTTCCAGAACCCATACTATATAAATAAGGTGGGCGATCCAGCCTATGCCAAGTATCTTCCTACCGATATGAAGCAGATGAAGGCGCAGGGAGAACCCCGCCTGAAGAGCCCGGAAGAGATGGTGAAGTATGTTCACAAGAACGATGCCCATCTGATGATTTCCATCTGGGCAAGTTTCGGTCCTTGGACAGAGCAGTATCGTGAACTGAAGAAGATGAATGCCCTCCTTCCTTTTGAAACGTGGCCAAGAAACAGTGGCGTGATGCCATACGATGTCTTCAATCCGAAGGCTCGCAACCTCTACTGGAAGTATCTTACTCATCTCTACCAGATGGGCTTTGATGCCTGGTGGACCGATTCTACGGAGCCAGACCATTTTGAGAAGCCGGGCGATGAGAACTATCAGACCTTCGATGGTTCATGGTTGGGCGTGAAGAACGCCTTCCCATTGTTGCACAACAAGAGCATCTACGAGCACCAGAGAGCGATGAAGGGCAACACAAAGCGTTCGCTCCAGATGACCCGAAGCGGCAGTTTCGGTATTCAGCATTATGGCACCCTCTGCTGGAGCGGTGATGTGGTGGCTTCCTGGAACGAGATGAAGAATCAGATTCCATCGGGCTTGAACTTCTCGCTCTGCGGTATCCCATTCTGGAACACCGACCTGGGTGGTTTCTTCTACTGGGAGTTTGAACAGAATCCAAAGAACCCTGCCATTCAGGAACTGCAGACCCGCTGGATGCAGTGGGGAACCTTCATGCCATTGATGCGTAACCACTGTTCTTCACCGATGGTAAGCGAACTGTATGAATTCGGAAAGCAGGGCGACTGGGCTTATGATGCTATGATTAAGGCCTTCAAGCTGCGCTATCGCCTTTTGCCTTATATCTACAGTACGGCTGGCGACTGTGTACAGAATAGCGGAAGCATGATGCGTGCCCTGGTAATGGATTATGCGGCAGACAAGAAGGCTTCCCGTCTGAACGAT
This Segatella copri DSM 18205 DNA region includes the following protein-coding sequences:
- a CDS encoding glycoside hydrolase family 31 protein, coding for MLKNLSLIALLGFAVVGVPSELSAKSVKVAGTQKGAAAKSVTRQVAQQNVTIEFYSPSIVRILKSDAGLGAPVQKKSYSVILKPQQMKGVQIQENGDIVKINSSFISVELNQQTGEIRFLSKDGKLLLTDTKTRLEARKDEANKGKYRIEQDFRLADDEAIYGLGQLRDVYMNQRGRKNIELWNHNTYIAIPYFTSEKGYGLYWDNAGKTYFNDVVASKNNGNHPSRTSFTSEVGTCADYYFMYKDGTQDGVIASIRELTGQATMFPKWAMGFWQCRERYKTSDELAGVLDKYRELKIPTDAIVQDWQYWGCDSNWNAMKFQNPYYINKVGDPAYAKYLPTDMKQMKAQGEPRLKSPEEMVKYVHKNDAHLMISIWASFGPWTEQYRELKKMNALLPFETWPRNSGVMPYDVFNPKARNLYWKYLTHLYQMGFDAWWTDSTEPDHFEKPGDENYQTFDGSWLGVKNAFPLLHNKSIYEHQRAMKGNTKRSLQMTRSGSFGIQHYGTLCWSGDVVASWNEMKNQIPSGLNFSLCGIPFWNTDLGGFFYWEFEQNPKNPAIQELQTRWMQWGTFMPLMRNHCSSPMVSELYEFGKQGDWAYDAMIKAFKLRYRLLPYIYSTAGDCVQNSGSMMRALVMDYAADKKASRLNDEYLFGRNILVKPVTDPLYTWKDKEKKGHTIYPDVRKAAAPVNVYLPKGNKWYDFWSNTQYEGGQDIQRLCPIDIMPVFIKAGTILPFGPEVQYSSEKPWDELEIRVYPGADGKFTLYEDEGDNYNYEKGKFSEIQFVWKEADRTLNIAPRKGSYKGMLQHRRFHIVLVDANSGAGDQPMQASKSVEYDGKAVKIQL